A genomic segment from Microbulbifer elongatus encodes:
- a CDS encoding TonB-dependent receptor produces MKRLHKPLALSIALVNSGFAYAQQDAQQEQLDDPVPSQDVSALEEVVVTATKRETNLMETPISITAFTQEKLDREGLTNVKDMAQMVPNMEISMDSSQTAPVVAMRGVRSTNITELGDPSVGLHLDGIYSPRPQGAMALMFDVERVEAMRGPQGTLFGRNSTVGNVNIISKRPDFNEFDASLGIEAGRWNHQQTRGMLNIPVSDTFALRASFMQETRDSYLDGYYDPNQWDVRYLPEEIQNAPVYTGADEDRSLRQRERWGSGDVQELVKADPANFYNNSDQYAFRVSALWEPSETLSWMLAYEQFQDNGAGGADTLNCDMAAKRIRKDGDGNYLDGDGNISDVPVPGQLGCENVYGPGADDFTVNVSVPGFLDLSIESIRSNMTWDLSDELALVYNAGWAEQVRSQHSDQDRGITGWDMSIFFRDATFTSQSHELQLQSTGSGPLQWIAGAFYFEEDNNMQGGWINSGQNADYWDQPSRTLKSQAFFTQGTYALTDRLNATVGVRYTEDTKQDVGGRNLTCNGDTINPQTGEACFPAWDRDAFNELPTAYFDDPSIYTAISDNQTKGSWDFTNYRLGLDYIVNDDLMVFGYVANGFKSGGIGDVFVQYEQDPATAEYLLDDNGDRIVKERHRNTYEPEVVTTYELGTKGTYLDGSLNLMATLFYSDYEDMQAASAKGIFPYYVEERADETGELTGEITTETQTVFQTDNIGTAVIKGLEVEFDWAPIENGRFDGYVTWLDTEITSDFIYHWDFAATDLFEVDHGAATNPDNDAMKVNLKGNELAASPKLSAKLNYTHTFRFNNGFAIVPHLSYFWRDKSYHTFQNVDKHYDVFATETPDAFSDVRPAFHSVNSTLKLEAPDNKWNVEAFVYNLTDQKETYWAGGGDGVIKGPVSMPRFYGIRGNYNF; encoded by the coding sequence ATGAAGAGACTGCACAAGCCGCTTGCGCTCTCCATAGCGCTGGTGAACTCCGGCTTCGCCTACGCACAACAGGATGCGCAGCAGGAACAGCTGGACGATCCAGTACCCAGCCAGGATGTATCCGCCCTGGAAGAAGTGGTCGTGACGGCCACCAAACGAGAAACCAACCTGATGGAAACGCCGATATCCATCACTGCTTTTACCCAGGAGAAGCTGGACCGGGAAGGCCTGACCAACGTCAAGGATATGGCGCAGATGGTGCCGAACATGGAAATTTCCATGGACTCCTCCCAGACCGCTCCGGTGGTAGCCATGCGCGGTGTCCGCTCCACCAACATCACCGAACTGGGTGATCCTTCCGTCGGCTTACACCTGGACGGTATCTACTCGCCCCGCCCCCAGGGTGCCATGGCGCTGATGTTCGACGTGGAGCGGGTAGAAGCCATGCGCGGCCCCCAGGGCACCCTGTTCGGGCGCAACTCCACCGTGGGTAACGTCAACATCATTTCCAAACGCCCGGACTTCAACGAATTCGATGCATCCCTGGGTATTGAGGCCGGCCGCTGGAACCACCAGCAGACCCGCGGCATGCTCAATATCCCGGTGAGCGATACCTTCGCCCTGCGCGCCTCGTTTATGCAGGAGACCCGCGACTCCTACCTCGACGGCTACTACGATCCCAACCAGTGGGATGTGCGCTATCTGCCGGAAGAAATCCAGAATGCCCCGGTCTACACCGGCGCCGATGAAGACCGCAGCCTGCGCCAGCGCGAGCGCTGGGGCAGCGGTGACGTACAGGAGCTGGTAAAAGCCGATCCCGCCAACTTCTACAACAACTCCGACCAGTACGCCTTCCGCGTCAGTGCCCTGTGGGAGCCCAGCGAAACCCTGTCGTGGATGCTGGCTTATGAACAGTTCCAGGACAATGGTGCCGGCGGTGCCGACACCCTCAACTGCGATATGGCCGCCAAACGCATCCGCAAAGACGGCGATGGCAACTACCTGGATGGGGACGGCAACATCTCCGACGTGCCGGTGCCCGGCCAACTGGGCTGTGAAAATGTCTACGGCCCCGGCGCCGACGACTTTACCGTGAACGTCAGTGTGCCCGGCTTCCTCGATCTCAGTATCGAATCGATCCGCTCCAACATGACCTGGGATCTGTCCGACGAACTCGCCCTGGTGTACAACGCCGGCTGGGCGGAGCAGGTGCGTTCCCAGCACTCCGACCAGGATCGCGGTATCACCGGATGGGATATGTCCATCTTCTTCCGCGATGCGACCTTCACCTCCCAGTCCCACGAACTCCAGCTGCAGTCCACCGGTTCCGGCCCCCTGCAGTGGATTGCCGGCGCCTTCTATTTTGAAGAAGACAATAATATGCAGGGTGGCTGGATCAACAGCGGTCAGAATGCCGACTACTGGGACCAGCCCAGTCGCACGCTCAAATCACAGGCCTTCTTTACCCAAGGTACTTACGCCCTCACCGATCGCTTGAATGCGACTGTCGGCGTGCGCTACACCGAAGATACCAAGCAGGACGTGGGCGGCCGCAACCTGACCTGCAACGGCGACACCATAAACCCACAGACCGGCGAAGCCTGTTTTCCGGCCTGGGATCGCGACGCCTTCAACGAACTGCCCACGGCTTACTTCGACGACCCTTCCATCTACACCGCCATCAGCGACAACCAGACCAAAGGCAGCTGGGACTTTACCAACTACCGCCTGGGCCTGGACTACATCGTCAACGACGATCTGATGGTGTTTGGCTACGTCGCCAACGGCTTTAAATCTGGCGGTATTGGCGATGTGTTCGTGCAATACGAACAGGACCCTGCCACCGCGGAATACCTGCTCGACGACAACGGCGATCGCATAGTCAAAGAGCGCCACCGCAACACCTACGAACCGGAAGTGGTCACCACTTATGAACTGGGCACCAAAGGCACCTATCTGGACGGCAGCCTGAATCTGATGGCCACCCTGTTCTACAGCGACTACGAAGATATGCAGGCGGCCTCTGCCAAAGGTATTTTTCCGTATTACGTTGAAGAGCGAGCGGACGAAACCGGCGAGCTGACCGGCGAAATCACCACCGAAACCCAGACCGTATTCCAGACCGACAATATCGGCACCGCCGTGATCAAGGGCCTGGAAGTAGAGTTTGACTGGGCGCCGATTGAAAACGGCCGCTTTGACGGTTACGTCACCTGGCTGGACACCGAAATCACCAGCGACTTTATTTACCACTGGGATTTCGCCGCCACCGACCTGTTCGAAGTGGACCATGGTGCCGCCACCAATCCAGATAACGATGCCATGAAGGTCAACCTGAAAGGCAACGAACTGGCCGCGTCTCCAAAACTCAGCGCCAAACTGAATTACACCCACACCTTCCGTTTCAATAACGGCTTTGCGATTGTTCCTCACCTCAGCTACTTCTGGCGGGACAAGTCGTACCACACCTTCCAGAACGTGGATAAACACTACGACGTTTTTGCCACAGAAACCCCGGACGCGTTCAGCGATGTGCGCCCGGCATTCCACAGTGTAAACAGCACCCTCAAGCTGGAAGCACCGGACAATAAGTGGAATGTCGAAGCCTTTGTTTACAACCTCACCGACCAGAAAGAAACCTACTGGGCCGGTGGTGGCGACGGCGTAATCAAGGGCCCGGTTTCCATGCCGCGCTTCTACGGTATCCGCGGCAATTACAACTTTTAA
- a CDS encoding carbohydrate-binding protein produces the protein MMRFNTASGLGSVLTLLVLLSPLTPTEDAQAQYLHTDGNQIVDGNGDPIHLNGINLGNWLLWEGYLMMGDFNYRTHTQFLNSLADTFGSMAQAKEFEHQWRMHYVTEREIADLKNLGFNTVRVPFHYNLFWENGQLTDHGFQYFDRLIGFCRTHDMYVLLDMHAAPGYQNPGDHSDNMDSNAGQPRGSVKFWDGNNVQIASQVWRHIANRYKDEPVIWGYDLINEPVPQAGREYELLPSLIAMRDAIREVDNNHAIVAEGSWWGSDIQKIDWTDSATQTNTGISARWDHNLVYQTHHYVFGNAGWIPDLYPRVDRTNNMDVPMILGEYGEDNNDIIRQLTDWSVNNIAGQFPWSFKKMSHDRTLWTIAPNSIYSQVVNYINHGGTPPANAYAGMIDFAQNNIGNGASNVSWHQGFYDAIKTSGGSTPPPAGCDTASAQTIGRMQAESYCAMSGIQLEDTSDSGGGQNVGWTDTGDWLDYRVEIPEDGEYTLTYRIASTANAGQLRMLADAGQVADTSLPNTGGWQSWQSVSTTVNLSAGTQTLRLEVAGPGFNLNWFELAEGGGEDEPVDPTPPPSGSIADGEYQIRNLASGLLLGVANNATSNGGNVIQGGSQSWQVTALSNGNYRIESSYSGLALDVQGVSSINGANIQQWEYGGGANQHWIIEPVSGNQFRILSAMSGKSLDVQDGSTSAGGNIQQWEYHGNDNQLWLFEN, from the coding sequence ATGATGAGATTTAACACCGCAAGTGGACTGGGCAGTGTTCTGACACTACTGGTTCTCCTCTCCCCGCTCACCCCCACAGAAGACGCACAGGCCCAGTACCTGCATACCGATGGCAACCAGATCGTCGACGGTAATGGTGACCCTATTCACCTCAACGGTATCAATCTCGGCAACTGGCTGTTGTGGGAGGGTTACCTGATGATGGGCGACTTCAATTACCGCACCCACACCCAGTTCCTCAACAGCCTGGCGGACACCTTTGGCAGCATGGCGCAGGCGAAGGAGTTTGAACACCAATGGCGCATGCACTACGTGACCGAACGGGAAATCGCCGACCTGAAAAACCTGGGGTTCAACACCGTGCGGGTGCCCTTCCACTACAACCTGTTCTGGGAAAACGGACAGCTGACCGATCACGGTTTCCAGTATTTCGACCGTTTGATCGGGTTCTGCCGTACCCACGACATGTATGTACTGCTGGATATGCACGCCGCCCCGGGCTACCAGAATCCCGGCGACCACAGCGACAATATGGACTCCAATGCCGGCCAGCCGCGGGGCTCGGTCAAATTCTGGGACGGCAACAATGTGCAGATTGCCAGCCAGGTGTGGCGGCACATCGCCAATCGCTATAAAGACGAACCGGTGATCTGGGGGTACGACCTGATTAACGAGCCGGTACCCCAGGCCGGGCGCGAGTACGAGCTGCTGCCATCGCTAATCGCCATGCGCGATGCCATACGTGAAGTGGACAACAACCACGCTATCGTCGCAGAGGGAAGCTGGTGGGGATCGGACATACAGAAAATCGACTGGACAGACTCTGCCACCCAGACCAACACCGGCATCAGCGCCCGCTGGGACCACAACCTGGTGTACCAGACCCACCACTACGTATTCGGCAACGCCGGCTGGATTCCCGACCTCTATCCCCGCGTAGACCGCACAAATAATATGGACGTACCGATGATCCTGGGGGAATACGGCGAGGACAACAACGATATTATTCGCCAGCTCACCGACTGGTCGGTGAACAATATCGCCGGCCAATTTCCCTGGTCATTCAAGAAGATGAGTCACGATCGCACCCTGTGGACCATCGCCCCCAACAGTATCTACAGCCAGGTGGTGAACTACATCAATCACGGCGGCACACCACCGGCCAACGCCTATGCCGGCATGATCGATTTTGCCCAGAACAACATCGGCAACGGCGCTAGCAATGTCAGCTGGCATCAGGGGTTCTACGACGCGATTAAAACCAGCGGTGGCAGTACACCGCCGCCTGCCGGCTGTGATACCGCCAGTGCACAGACCATTGGCCGAATGCAGGCAGAAAGCTACTGCGCCATGTCCGGCATCCAACTAGAGGACACCAGCGATAGTGGTGGTGGCCAAAATGTGGGCTGGACGGACACTGGCGACTGGCTCGATTACCGCGTTGAAATTCCCGAGGATGGTGAATACACACTGACCTACCGCATCGCCAGCACCGCCAATGCCGGGCAGTTGCGGATGCTCGCCGACGCGGGTCAGGTGGCCGACACCAGTCTGCCCAACACCGGCGGCTGGCAGAGCTGGCAATCGGTTTCCACCACGGTCAACCTGAGCGCCGGCACCCAGACCCTGCGCCTGGAAGTCGCGGGCCCAGGGTTCAACCTCAACTGGTTCGAGCTGGCCGAGGGAGGTGGCGAGGACGAGCCCGTGGACCCCACCCCACCGCCATCTGGCAGCATTGCCGATGGCGAGTACCAGATCCGCAACCTGGCCAGCGGTCTGTTGCTGGGCGTTGCCAACAATGCCACCAGCAACGGCGGCAATGTGATCCAGGGCGGTAGCCAGTCCTGGCAGGTCACCGCCCTCAGCAACGGTAATTATCGGATCGAAAGCAGCTATAGCGGATTGGCCCTGGATGTGCAGGGTGTCTCCAGCATCAACGGCGCCAACATCCAGCAGTGGGAATACGGTGGTGGCGCCAACCAGCACTGGATTATCGAGCCGGTCTCCGGCAATCAGTTCCGCATTCTGTCGGCCATGAGCGGTAAATCCCTGGATGTGCAGGACGGCTCCACCAGCGCCGGCGGCAATATTCAACAGTGGGAATACCACGGCAATGACAACCAGCTGTGGCTGTTTGAAAACTAA
- a CDS encoding helix-turn-helix domain-containing protein, with protein MSQVLFNFHDVVLLMTAMQCLFFAVLLLATNTSKQTSTYFLAAFLFAHAFIPLHELVLWGAEFKFAVREWLPQVYFLGGFAYYLDGMLLFFCVKSLIFRDFRLRPRDGVHLLPFALALVYMSAVFFRLPLDQRLELINSETLVYGWHYVLVEFLCKGLRVAYCLWSLWLIVNYTQRLKSTHSNVEKVDVAWVRFLVAGFMLVMLVEALLSVVKIVGLYQHYDLGVFERIGLTGYYIVFMLVNLLVFTGVRYFASFESVREPEKPRKAPGEQVCNPALAEEIDRKMLAGKFYLQPDVTIDLLAENLEVPTRDLSMIINRHFEVNFYEFINRYRIREAMRLLRSPDGEGKTITDIYLEVGFNSKSVFNTFFKKAAGMTPSQYRRADVTPETA; from the coding sequence ATGAGCCAGGTCCTGTTTAATTTTCACGATGTGGTACTGCTGATGACGGCCATGCAGTGCCTGTTCTTTGCGGTACTGCTACTGGCCACAAATACCAGCAAGCAGACCAGTACCTATTTTCTTGCCGCCTTCCTGTTTGCCCACGCGTTTATTCCGCTACACGAGCTGGTGCTGTGGGGGGCGGAGTTCAAATTTGCGGTGCGTGAGTGGTTGCCGCAGGTCTATTTCCTCGGCGGTTTTGCCTATTACCTGGACGGCATGCTGCTGTTCTTTTGTGTGAAATCCCTGATTTTTCGCGACTTCAGGCTGCGTCCCCGTGACGGTGTGCACCTGCTGCCGTTCGCCCTCGCGCTTGTATATATGAGTGCCGTGTTCTTCCGCCTGCCGCTGGATCAGCGTCTGGAGCTGATCAACAGCGAAACGCTGGTGTATGGCTGGCACTACGTGCTGGTGGAATTTCTGTGCAAGGGCCTGCGGGTGGCGTACTGCCTGTGGTCTTTGTGGCTGATCGTGAATTACACCCAGCGTCTGAAAAGTACCCACTCCAATGTGGAAAAGGTGGATGTGGCCTGGGTTCGCTTTCTGGTGGCCGGATTTATGCTGGTGATGCTGGTGGAGGCGCTGCTGAGCGTGGTCAAAATCGTCGGCCTGTATCAGCACTACGATCTGGGCGTATTTGAGCGTATCGGTCTGACCGGCTATTACATTGTCTTCATGCTGGTGAATCTATTGGTGTTTACCGGTGTGCGCTACTTTGCCAGTTTCGAATCGGTACGGGAGCCGGAGAAACCGCGCAAGGCGCCCGGTGAGCAGGTGTGCAACCCGGCGCTGGCGGAGGAAATTGACCGCAAGATGCTCGCCGGAAAGTTCTACCTGCAGCCCGATGTCACCATCGATCTGCTGGCGGAAAACCTGGAAGTGCCGACGCGGGACCTGTCGATGATTATCAATCGGCACTTTGAAGTGAATTTTTACGAATTCATCAATCGCTACCGCATTCGCGAAGCTATGCGCCTGTTGCGCAGCCCCGATGGTGAAGGCAAAACCATTACTGATATCTATCTCGAGGTCGGCTTCAACAGCAAATCGGTTTTCAATACTTTCTTTAAAAAGGCCGCGGGAATGACGCCGTCCCAGTATCGGCGGGCCGACGTCACTCCCGAGACGGCGTGA